The following DNA comes from Denticeps clupeoides chromosome 14, fDenClu1.1, whole genome shotgun sequence.
tatttttttgttcttttatgaTTGCTCTGTGTAAAACATTATTGTGTGTACTGTTGTACTGCCAAAGAAGCGATCTTGAATCGTGAATTATTTGCACAGTTCAGCTGATTTCAAATCTGCTCATCTGACGCTTGCAAGGATGTAAATTGCGTTTGACATCGAGGCCAAAtttctgtgtttatttacagacaACGGTTCTATttcaaaaatgtacaatttggtcttttttttgccattttaacattttttttttatataatgttcatttaaatatgtcGCGTGATGAGCTCGGCGTCGCACAGCGTGACATGAGGAGCGCCGAGTTGTCGCCGCCGTCGTTCCGGGAAAcgggaagccccgcccccccgcggCCGTGACGTCGGGTCACGCGCGCCCGTGATTCTGTCCCGTGACCTTTCACCGAAACTGCGCAGCCGCGGGAAACTCTCGCCGACTGTTCATGCGGCGTGACGTCACCTGCCGTCCGCGGCGTGACTCCGCACAATCGGACCCGCGTCCCGCAGGCCACGTTCTGTTCTGGCTTTTGTTTTCGTTCATTTTTCATTcgtttttaataaacagttaaCCGAGAACACGCTATAATtcaactttttattattattaaatcccATACAGtaacagtggtagtagcctagtggggtaacacactcgcctgtgaaccagaagacccaggttcgaatcccacttactaccatcgtgtccctgagcaagacacttaaccctaaattgctccagggagactgtccctgtaactactgattgtaagtcgctctggataagggcgtctgataaatgctgtaaatgtaaatgtattaatatcattatataagaaataagtgCAGATGCTGGATATCAGCTTCCATCCAGGAAGAATAAAACTGAGCATGTTGATTCCCAAAAATTCTAACGTAAAGTGGAATATTCTGTCttcatggagagagagagttattATTACAGTATGAGATTATGAGCTGGAATATGAACGCGTGTGTGAATGTAAATAGTGGTGACGTGATGGTGACTCGGCTGAGTCGGGCGGCCGTGACTCATCCTGGTGACAAGGGTCCACACGTGATGATCGGAGAAGAAAGTGGGGGAATGATGTGTGACTAATCCCTGCTAACAAGTGGCAGTGGCTGATCGGCCCTCACTGTTATTTTGCGGACACGTGGGGTCGAAGGTCAAGCCTCCCCCCCCCCGGCTCCGGGACTGGGCCGCGGCGCCCCTTCGGGGAGCTTCATTAAGTATTTATCCCGGGCCGGGATGATGCACGCTGCAGTCACGCCACGCAGCGCCGGGGTGAGGTCACTCCTCCCGACGCTGCGGATTGGCCTGCGGCCGCCGGGCAGCGGTGTCAGTTTTATATCGCCTCATGCgggcagtcacatgaccaggctGATAGTAAAGCGCTCTGTGCCGATACTGGGAAGCTGATGGGAAGATTCGTTCTAAATTACAACAATCACACAAACATTAATAATAGTGTCAGATAACGGATTGATTTAcctaaaaaataaaggaaaaaaatcccttttttcgtgaaacaatgacatgatgtgtgtagcctagtgggtaacacactcgcctatgaaccagaagacccaggttcaaatcccacttactacgatcgtgtccctgagcaggacacttaaccctgagtgtctccagggggggactgtccctgtaactaagtcgctctggataagggggcatctgattaatgccataaatgtaaatgtagaaagagactctgagcaGCGGTACAATCTCGTTCTCTGTCTGTAGGCAGGAGATCAGTCAGTTCTTCCATCTCCACACATCAGCATCTACATCGCCGACACTGTCGCTTTCTCGTCTCCCTTCCTGAACAGTGTCCAAGTTATGGGGTTTATGGGGTTCGGCACTTCCAAAGCCAAACACAAAGTGTGGTGTCAAAACTTTATGAACAAAACTTTTTCTTGTTCTAACACGCATGGCTGagcggcagtggtggtctagcagtgaaggaagcggccccgtaaccagaaggttgccggttcgagtcccgatccgccaaggtgccactgagcaaagcaccgtccccacacactgctccccgggcgcctgtcatggccgcccactgctcactcgcctatgaactaggagacccaggttcaaatcccacttacctccattgtgtccctgagcaagacacttaaccctaagttgctccaggggagactgtcccctggacctactgattgtaagtcgctctggataagggcgtctgataaatgctgcaaatgtaaatgtaaatggttaaatgcagaggacaaatttcactatgtgcactgtgtgctgtgctgcagtgtctcacaatgacaatcgcttcactttcacttcactgtacCTGTAGAGGGTATATGGAATAGGGACTTAAAGACGATGAAATAAGTTTGGATTCAGTATAGTGAGACTTGACCtacaattaatttatttcaaatttatGCCCAGGATGTATTTAACTTCCAGGAAACAGCATGCCAGGAACATGATCTCGTCCACAAATTGTGTCCTGGGATGTATTGGGAATGCCCCAGTGTGTCTGCTTCTTGGAGACAAATCTTTACTTTTGCTTAACGATATCTCCAGTTTAGAATTTTCCCTACAGCAGAGGCGGATACTCTGGTCTGGTCTCACCGCAGCCTAGAAAATGTTCTAGCCCTGAGACGGCCACCACCTCACCACCTTGTCCTGGATGGAGTTATGATGGAAAGATCTGGGCCCGAATACATGGTGCCAGCCAATAAAACCTGATGTGCATGGGATGCAGCTTAACTTTTAAGTTAAAGGTTTCATGACACACAttctttttgcttttacatCGGTCTTGTTGGTACCCTAATAtcgtatctgaagtctctttccgaaattcagccatggtgcaaaCGCACCGTTTCCgggtctgtagctttaaatgctaatgagcagGAGGGAGGCGGGACCAGGCGGAGAGCGGCCTACATAAgttgaaatgacgtcatcaacaccatccaccaaccacaatgtttggcgcagacaggaagtcatgtcaccTTTGCCCTTATGAtgtcacaaggggacaaattccagacgGTGACGCAGAACGACCAAACGACTCTTTACAccgatcgccatttctagccactgcaggaccacagacaggctcggggacctcgtattaatcttaaatcatctcacaaaatcacattttcataataggagacctataaaataaatgtgcagtTTTTGTAAGTAGTTTTTGGTTTCTTAAGCTCCACATATCATTGAAGATAAGATTTGTATTATCATTATTTCCTTCTGTATGGAAttctgtattgtgttttcagttGTTCATACTTAATCAAAAAGAAAGCCTGGGGGaaatggggtcagaggtcatccgGTGCccgtcaccatgacaacagccgGGTAAACACGTCCACTTCATCCACGCTTCCTTATTCGCACCATTCACGTTGTTTTCGTGCATGAAAAGTACCAAAAAGTACCAGCAGCATTCCTGGTGATTTCGCCCTTTTAGGTTCCCGTAAAGAGAAACCGAAGGTCCCTTCGTTTCCGGTCGCGACACTTTCATTCTTGTCGCAGTTTTACTGGAATGCGCTGAATCACTCCGCGTCGAAAGTGAAAATTGATCAGGAGAGGAACACAAATTAAAACAGAACTCATCCCGCCTTTCCCGAGCGCGCAGAGAGAGGACGGGTCGCGCGCTTCCCGGAAAGAGGTGACGTCACGCTTCCCGGCGAGCGTGAAGAAGGCGCATGCGCGCCACGCTTCCAGAATGAACTGTTATTATACTAGAATctactgtaacacacacacacacacacacctgattaTGGAAGATTTTAACCACAAATTATCAAACGGTAATACGCCTGGCTCCACAACACACAGTTTTAGACGTTGTGGGTCCAAAAGTAGAGATAAAAGGGCCATAAATAGAGCAGAATCATGGCAAAAAGGCAGAGTGGCAGATTTTTCCAAACCTTTCCCAAACGCCTGGCGAACTGATTATGCCCCGAACACGAACTTCTACTGTACATGGCAGTCGACGTTCGCCTTTAGTCAAAGGGGAAAGGAGAAGCCGGGCCTCGCTCAGCCGAAGCCCAACTGGGAGACTCAAACGGATGTAGCAACCCTACGGTGCAGGGACACGACAGGACATTTCGACACCTGTGACATGGACGTATGGCTCACGTGTACTTTTTTTACAGgtagaattcttttttttttcaattcatctGCTGTGTACTACTatgaatacatttcaaaaaCTATTACATAAAAAGTTCCAAATTGTGGAGTGAAATGTTCCATTTTCATTGACATCgcagacttttttttgtcattactgTCACTACATGATACGACTAGAGAGAAACAAGCTCCATGTTATCGTGGTGCAGTTTCACTGTTGGTATAACCTCTTTATTATTGACTATTACGCCAGCATGACGAGGCATCCATACGGAAAAgccggagtgtgtgtgtgtgtgtgtgtgtgtgtgtgtgtgtgggtggggcaACAATGACTGCATTGGAGGAAAGGTCACCAGACGTTTGGAAGTTTCCAGAAAAGTTAAGGATCGgtgtcaatcaatcaatcaatcaatcaataataaGTGTCCCTTATTATTGAATAATGATGGCTGGTAATGATTTATATTTGACGCGGTGATGCGCGGGGATTCCGCGACGCGCAGGTCAGCCCCTTCATTCGCTCATCGGCCCGAAACGTTCCCGTTATGGAGGCGCGCCGCGCGGCGTTGCGGGATTGCGTCACCGCCCCGGGTATAAATAGGATGACGTCACgtcgtggccacgcccacccccgACCCTGCCCGAGAGCCGCGGAGCTATAAAAAGAGGTGATGCAACGCGGCGGCGAGAGCTGAAACTttagagaagaggagaggagaggaggaagaagggaagaggaggaaggtgaGCACTTTTCCCGCGGCAGAAAGAAGGAACCTGTCACGTGTCCCCGGCGGGAGTTCCTGACGGTCCGgaacttttttcccctcccgcAGCGCTCTGCCATGATGCTCCAGCACCTGGTGCCCTGCCTGTCCCCGCCGGGCTCGCTGACGCTGGACGACTTCGCCGACTTCGCCGGACTCGCCGCCGGCCCCGCCGCCAAGGAGGAGCTGCGCCAGGCCATCCAGCACAAGCGACGCGGCGACATGAGCGGCGACACCGCCAGGCAGGTCAGATGTCGCGACAGTGGTCAGCAGAACATGTCATTTAACCCAGAAGCAGGAAACAGGCTGTTATTAAACGTTATTAACGTTATTAAAACCGAAAGTCAGCGTCATGTTGTTCTGTAATAACAGATATTTGGCACGTGACACTTGTGACATCAGATATCAGCTGTGGATCGTAATAATTTTGTGGTTCTACAGAAGagatgtattttacatttacggcatttgccagacgccctggtatcagcagttacagggacagtccccctggggacactgtCCTATTAAGTGTcctgttaagtgtcctgctcaggcacatgatggtagtaagtggggttcgaacctgagtcttctggttcttaggcgagtgtgttacccactaggctactaccatccttacagtcagtagttacagggacagtcccccgtggagacactcagggttaagtgtcctgctcagggacacgatggtagtaagtggggtttgaacctgagtcttcttgttcgtagttactgggacagtcccccgtggagacactcagggttaagtgtcctgctcagggacacaatggtagtaagtggggtttgaacccaggtcttctggttcacaggcgagtgtgttacccactaggctactaccatccttacagtcagtagttacagggacagtcccccgtggagacactcagggttaagtgtcctgctcagggacacgatggtagtaagtggggtttgaaccctggtcttctggttagtaggcgagtgtgttacccactaggctactaccacccttacagtcagtagttacagggacagtcccccgtggagacactcagggttaagtgtcctgctcagggacacgatggtagtaagtggggtttgaaccctggtcttctggttagtaggctactaccaccctgtgtatGTATGGCAGTAACGTTCCGGTATTCCACAGTTCACCCCGGAGGAAAGTGAGAGGAAGAGGCGGCGGCGGGAGAGGAACAAGATCGCGGCGGCCAAGTGTCGGAataagaagaaggagaaaaccGACGGCCTGCAGAAGGTAAGGACCCGGTCAGGTGAGCGGAGAGACGGAGCAGGCCAGGTCCTAACGGGTCCCCGCTTTCCCCCCCGAAAGGAGTCGGAGAAGCTGGAGTCCATAAACGCCGAGCTGAAGGCCCAGATCGAGGAGCTGAAGaaccagaagcagcagctggtCTACATGCTCAACCTCCACCGGCCCACCTGCATCGTCCGGGCGCAGAACGGCCAGACGCCCGAGGACGAGAGGAACCTCTTCATCCAGCAGATCCGGGAGAGCGCCCTGCAGGAGCTGGGCCTGGGCCTGCCGGCGTCCTGCGGCCACCACGGAGCTCCCGCGTGACCGGCCGCCGCGCCGGTGGGGATTCcgttctcttcctctcctcctcctgctcctcaatGCTGCTGAAGGTCCCTCAGGACGCGGAGGGACGGGGACGCCACGGCGGACCAGCCAGTAGAAGCTCCGCGATGGGAAGTCTTAATCCCGCAGTTCCCTTGGCTGCTCGAGGAACTCCTCCATCCATTAAAGATGAAAGTTGGAGCCGTATTTATTGTAAAGTGGACACGGCGGACGTGCGAAGGACGGTGACGCGGGCGTCATACTACTGAAGACGGGTCGAAACGAGCTTGTTTAACGCGCGCCAACCTGATATTCACGggttttacttttgttttcagCACTCGAATGCAAAGTATTAATAAGTGTTGAGGTGGATATAAACCTATTTGTCAGACTGTGCTGTCTGTGGATCTTTGTTTTTGATactttattaataaaagaatatatatatatatataaatacgcACAATCTGTTTGAATATTGTCTGAATTCTATTGTTTCATCAGAAATTGCTATttaatgttttggtttttttttttttaggtaaataGGTAAaattttggggattttttgCACACTGTTTACTGAAGCTACTTGTGTTGGGGACGACCTGTGGTGACCTGtgtcaggccacgccccctttcaCTGGAGCGACGGTCGCTGTGCTTTTagccgtcacccttggtgagcagcgtgcCGGACTCGGACCGGCagccatctgattacggggccgcgtccTTGACCGCCGAGCCCCCCCCAGCCGCCCCAGAAGCGAGCCGGCCTTCCCACGGCTGCTTCACCAGGAACCTGCGCCCCGACAAATATTTCACATTCCAGTAACGGCAGTAACCGCCACGCGGCgccttttttaatgttttacccGGGAAGTACGAGCTGGGAAAGTTCTGAAAAGTTCCCGCGTCGGGGCAGATTTCAGGGCGAGTTTCCTGTCCGTTAAGCAATCGGAGTTCCTGGTCCGTGTGTGTAatgttaattacaaaaaaaaatgacacacattTCATCATTCGCTTCAATTAGAAGTTCTCCTCCTACAGAGTAGTCGGGCCCTCTCTCTATCACAACATCAACGGCCGAGACATTAAAACGAACCGTCCCCCTGCAAAACTAACCTGATGCTGACCAGCGAACTTTACTCCTGAAATTACAATATAGTCAAAAGTTcgtattttttgtcatttacatttatggcgttcaccagacgcccttatccagagcgtcttacagtcagtagttacagggacagtccttccctggagacactcagggttaagtgtcctgctcagggacacaatggtagtaagtggggtttgtgggtggtagtagcctagtgggtaacacactcgcctatgaaccaggtgacccaggttcaaatcccacttcctaccattgtgtccctgagcaagacacttaaccctgagtgtctccaggggggggactgtccctgtaactactgactgtaagtcgctctggataagggcgcctgataaatgctgtaaatgtaaatgtttgaacctggatcttctggttcacaggcgagtgtgttacccgctaggctactaccaatttGAGATTAACATTCATGGTTTCGTAACACAAAGTGAAAGTTATGAAGCCGCTTATTGGAAATTGATCAGTAAAAAGAGGACTCGTGATGCAGAAATgtgatgtgaaatgtgaagtgaaagtggttagttgtcacatgtgacacaccacccagtgtgcacagtgaaatgtgtgctctgcatttaaccatcacccttggtgaacagtgagcagccatgacaggcgcccggggagcagtgtgtggggacggtgctttgctcagtggcaccttggcggatcgggattcgaaccggcaaccttctgaatacggggttgcttccttcaccgctaggccaccgccgccccccTAGTGGAATGATGTAATTTTCTGAATTTTTGAGTGTAATTATAAAGCGATGATCTCCGCCCTTGTCTGGTGTGGGATGGGGGACGGATGAGGGCTGGGCCGAGGGACCCTCCCCGACCAGCCACAAAGTGAAAAGTCCGTCCGATCGGCCCTCCTGCCGCTCGGCCCTGCGAGGTCAGCGACTGACCCCGTGACCTTCCAGGGTGGCGCAAACACCAGCGACCAGGAACATGAGCCAAATGGCGGCAAACATGAGCCAATAACGTGGAGGTGATTTCTAACAGCCGTTTGTGAAACTGCCGTTTCGACAGAAACCCCAGATTCTCCGCTTCTTCTCGTTTTTCCCATAAAACGTTCCGCTGTTGATTTGTTCTGCTGTACTTGTAATATCGAGGTAATATCGAGGTACTGACTCTCAATGAGTGCAAATCTGTGTCCACAAAATGAAATATCTGTATTCagtcttttaaaatatatgcctccctctagtggtctgtgtctgtgtgtgtgtgtgtgtgtgtgtgtgtgaagttatTACAGTCGTGCAAGGATTTGTCACCAACACACATCGGTCATGTGACCTTGAATCAGATTTAATCAGCTTGTATCACAACGTCTAAAAACCCCGTGTTTGTGGTCCGTACCTGTTCATTAGATGTTgatggtggggaaaaaaaagaatgatacAGCACAGTCACGCATTTTTATAGtgaatttttatattatatactttatatatataatttgtaaagaaattatatatatatgtgtgtgtgtatgtatgtatatatgtgtgtgtgtatatatatatgtgtgtgtgtgtgtgtatgtatatgtgtgtgtgtgtgtgtatgtatgtatatatgtgtgtatatatgtgtgtgtatgtgtgtgtatgtatatatgtgtgtatatatgtgtgtgtgtgtgtatatatatatatgtgtgtgtgtgtgtgtatgtatatatgtgtgtgtgtgtgtgtgtgtgtgtgtgtgtatgtatgtatatatgtgtgtatatatatgtgtgtgtgtgtgtgtgtgtgtatatgtgtgtgtgtgtatgtatatatgtgtgtgtgtgtgttgtgtgtgtatatgtgtgtgtgtatgtatgtatatatgtgtgtgtgtgtgtgtgtgtgtatgtatatatgtgtgtgtgtgtgtatgtatgtatatatgtgtgtgtgtgtatgtatatatgtgtgtatatatgtgtgtatatgtgtgtgtgtgtgtgtgtgtgtgtgtgtgtgtgtgtgtgtgtgtgggttgaaTCTGCCACACGGGACGTTGTGTTCTAGGACCGGTGTGGTGGGTGGAAGATTCAGGGCAGCATCCTTCTCCAGGAAGTCATCTGGGTTTTACTGCGATCCATCAGGTGCCTTCAAACTCCTCAACCTCCAGAAAGGAACCCGGACGCCACCGAGCAGgaaggatttaaaaataaaaacttcgATCACCGACCATCCTGCTGAAGAACTCGAGTCACCAAGGTCACTGAAGAAATGTCACCTCTTACAATGTAAAAATCAAGGTCTTTGGTTGATAATGATCTTTTTTAGAAGGTAATGGTTGTGATCGGGACGTCTCGCGTCTGGACACGCCTACTCATTTCCGAACTAGAACCAGACGTCCCGCAGCTACAAAACaccaaaaaagcaaaaagcagaACTTGTCCCTGGTGCCATCATCACGACCCCGCGGCCTCGGGGTCTACTAGACTGCCAGTAACGGGGGGGGGAAGTGTTCCGCGGACGAGAGTGAAAGCGACCGGCGGCGGGGCCTTCTGCCGAGGAGAACAGAAACGCGGAAGCGCGCGGGCGGTGACCAACCAGGCCGCAGACTCCACGCTGGCTGGACGCGACCTCCTGACCCCGCTCAGAGGCGCCGCGTATAAACCTTCACACCCAGAAATATTCAGATTCACATCACAGTGGACTTGTTACGAGGGACATgatgagaattaaaaaaaaaaatggatggtCCCGCTAGATCTACTGCTGGTGAGGGGACACCAGGGTCACGTGCACGATGGGACAGAGCGGCTCGTGGGCCTTCAGGGCCTCGCTGAGACGCCGCTGCTCCTCGGCCAGCATCTGCACCTCCTTCCTCAGCGAGCTGTTCTCCTGCTC
Coding sequences within:
- the LOC114763491 gene encoding cyclic AMP-dependent transcription factor ATF-3-like isoform X2; protein product: MMLQHLVPCLSPPGSLTLDDFADFAGLAAGPAAKEELRQAIQHKRRGDMSGDTARQFTPEESERKRRRRERNKIAAAKCRNKKKEKTDGLQKESEKLESINAELKAQIEELKNQKQQLVYMLNLHRPTCIVRAQNGQTPEDERNLFIQQIRESALQELGLGLPASCGHHGAPA
- the LOC114763491 gene encoding cyclic AMP-dependent transcription factor ATF-3-like isoform X1; this translates as MMLQHLVPCLSPPGSLTLDDFADFAGLAAGPAAKEELRQAIQHKRRGDMSGDTARQFTPEESERKRRRRERNKIAAAKCRNKKKEKTDGLQKVRTRSGERRDGAGQVLTGPRFPPRKESEKLESINAELKAQIEELKNQKQQLVYMLNLHRPTCIVRAQNGQTPEDERNLFIQQIRESALQELGLGLPASCGHHGAPA